In Taeniopygia guttata chromosome 2, bTaeGut7.mat, whole genome shotgun sequence, one genomic interval encodes:
- the GATA6 gene encoding transcription factor GATA-6 isoform X2, with protein MAVAEGGWCAVKRCAADAGGSSCPFATREPRPSPPSPSSSSGSQGERGSSKTPRPETDGIHRPAAPPPPAAESRSLLAPYVHFGTPHPSGRPSWEDILLFADLDQTNKLIWSSRAPKLSALGAEQPEEMYQTLAISAAQGPTPYDGSPGGFMHSTPSSPVYVPTTRVGSMLPTLPYLQGSGAAQPSHPGGGHAVWSQPAAESPSYSSGGGSHPSGRFPYSPSPPVANGASREPGAYSNSLGARDQYSPLARPLNGSYPGPYTSYVGPQLAPAWPTAPFENSMLHCLQGRAAPIPVRAPSAELLEDLSESRECVNCGSIQTPLWRRDGTGNYLCNACGLYTKMNGLSRPLIKPQKRVPSSRRMGLSCANCHTTTTTLWRRNAEGEPVCNACGLYMKLHGVPRPLAMKKEGIQTRKRKPKNINKSKACSGNSTTAVPMTPTSTSSTNSDDCSKTASPGAQTAASGDIEAP; from the exons ATGGCCGTGGCTGAAGGCGGCTGGTGCGCGGTGAAGCGGTGTGCTGCGGACGCCGGCGGTTCCTCCTGTCCCTTCGCGACCAGGGAGCCGCGCCCGTCTCCTCCTtcgccctcctcctcctccggctCCCAGGGTGAACGCGGATCCTCCAAGACTCCTCGGCCGGAGACCGACGGCATCCACCggccggccgcgccgccgccccccgccgccgaGAGCAGGTCGCTGCTCGCCCCCTACGTGCACTTCGGGACCCCCCACCCCTCCGGCCGTCCCAGTTGGGAGGACATCCTGCTCTTCGCGGACTTAGACCAAACCAACAAGCTGATCTGGTCCAGCCGCGCCCCCAAGCTGAGCGCCCTCGGCGCCGAGCAGCCCGAGGAGATGTACCAGACCCTCGCCATCTCGGCCGCCCAGGGCCCCACGCCTTACGACGGATCTCCGGGCGGCTTCATGCACTCCACGCCCAGCTCGCCCGTCTACGTGCCCACGACCCGCGTGGGCTCCATGCTGCCCACGCTGCCGTACCTgcagggcagcggggccgccCAGCCCAGCCACCCGGGCGGCGGCCACGCCGTCTGGTCCCAGCCGGCCGCGGAAAGCCCCTCGTacagcagcggcggcggctcccaCCCCTCGGGCCGCTTTCCCTATTCCCCAAGCCCGCCGGTGGCCAACGGGGCCTCCCGGGAGCCCGGCGCCTACAGCAACAGCCTGGGCGCCAGGGACCAGTACAGCCCCCTGGCCCGGCCGCTCAATGGCTCCTACCCGGGGCCTTACACGTCCTACGTGGGGCCGCAGCTCGCCCCTGCCTGGCCCACGGCACCCTTCGAGAACTCCATGCTGCACTGCCTCCAGGGCCGGGCCGCCCCCATCCCCGTCCGGGCACCCAGCGCAG agctgctggaggaccTGTCTGAGAGCCGGGAGTGCGTCAACTGCGGCTCCATCCAGACCCCGCTGTGGAGGAGGGACGGCACCGGCAACTACCTGTGCAACGCCTGCGGGCTCTACACCAAAATGAACGGCCTCAGCCGGCCCCTCATCAAGCCCCAAAAGAGAGTG CCTTCGTCGCGGCGGATGGGCTTGTCCTGTGCCAACTGCCACACCACGACCACCACCCTGTGGCGCAGGAACGCCGAGGGCGAGCCCGTCTGCAATGCCTGCGGCCTCTACATGAAGCTCCATGGG gtTCCTCGGCCTCTTGCTatgaaaaaagaaggaattcaGACGAGGAAGCGAAAACCTaagaatataaataaatcaaaGGCATGCTCTg GTAACAGTACTACTGCAGTTCCTATGACTCCGACATCTACGTCTTCTACTAACTCAGATGACTGTAGCAAAACAGCTTCTCCCGGCGCACAGACTGCAGCCTCCGGG GACATAGAGGCTCCTTGA